A single Campylobacter hyointestinalis subsp. hyointestinalis DNA region contains:
- the gap gene encoding type I glyceraldehyde-3-phosphate dehydrogenase, translated as MALKIAINGFGRIGRCAARIILNNPEYELAVINDTAERKMTRYLLKYDTVHGEFDKEVNVIDNNYIEVDGKKIRVYSTREIESLDLEGIDVVLECTGKFLTTEKCEAYLKQGAKKVVMSAPAKDDTPTFVLGVNSNTYKGEKIVSNASCTTNCLGPVTRVLEDLYGIEKGLMTTIHAYTNGQSLVDVKCRDFRRSRAAAANIIPTSTGAAKAMKLVMPSLNGKLHGQSVRVPVPNVSMVDLTAVLGKSVSKEELNAAFVNASKTSLKGIMAVDFDERVSSDFNTSNYSSIVAADLTQVICGDMIKVMAWYDNEWGYTSRLVEMAKFISER; from the coding sequence ATGGCGCTTAAAATTGCAATCAATGGTTTTGGAAGAATCGGTAGATGTGCTGCAAGAATTATATTAAATAATCCTGAGTATGAACTTGCTGTTATAAACGATACCGCTGAGCGAAAGATGACTAGATATCTACTGAAATACGACACCGTTCATGGCGAATTTGATAAAGAAGTAAATGTTATAGATAATAATTATATCGAAGTGGACGGTAAAAAGATCAGGGTTTATTCTACTCGTGAGATTGAGAGTTTAGATCTAGAGGGTATCGACGTTGTTTTAGAATGTACAGGTAAATTTCTCACAACTGAAAAATGTGAAGCATATCTAAAACAAGGCGCTAAAAAAGTAGTTATGAGCGCACCTGCAAAAGACGATACTCCTACTTTTGTCTTAGGTGTAAATTCAAACACTTATAAAGGCGAAAAGATAGTGTCAAATGCGAGCTGTACGACAAACTGTTTGGGTCCTGTTACTAGAGTATTAGAAGATCTTTATGGTATAGAGAAAGGTCTTATGACTACTATCCACGCTTATACAAACGGTCAAAGTTTAGTAGATGTAAAGTGCCGTGACTTTCGCCGTAGTAGAGCCGCTGCGGCAAATATAATACCTACTAGCACGGGCGCAGCAAAAGCTATGAAGCTTGTTATGCCAAGCTTGAACGGTAAGCTCCACGGACAGAGTGTTAGAGTTCCTGTGCCAAATGTTTCTATGGTCGATCTTACTGCGGTTTTGGGTAAAAGCGTGAGTAAAGAAGAGCTAAACGCTGCTTTTGTAAATGCTAGTAAGACAAGTCTAAAAGGCATTATGGCTGTTGATTTTGATGAAAGAGTTAGTAGCGATTTTAACACTTCTAATTACTCAAGCATAGTTGCAGCCGATCTTACTCAAGTAATTTGCGGCGATATGATAAAAGTTATGGCGTGGTATGATAATGAGTGGGGTTATACTTCAAGACTCGTAGAGATGGCTAAATTTATAAGCGAGAGATGA
- a CDS encoding phosphoglycerate kinase, with the protein MSEIISIKDINFKSGSKVFVRCDFNTPMDEFYNITDDRRIRSAIPTIRYILDQGCSVVLASHLGRPKNGYEEKFSLLPVAKRLGRLLDRDIIFATDVVGNDAKNKVASLKQGEVLLLENLRFEKGETKDDENLAKELSKFGDYYVNDAFGVCHRAHSSVHAITKLFDDEHKAAGFLLIKEIEFARNLIKKPTRPFVAVVGGSKVSGKLQALTNLLPRVDKLIIGGGMAFTFLKAIGENIGNSLLEEDLVEEAANILKKGRELGVKIYLPVDVVAAQTFSADSAIKYVSVQEIPNGWMGLDIGPASIRLFREVLSDAQTIWWNGPMGVFEMDKFSKGSIKMSHAIAEGFATSVVGGGDTADVVERAGDADEMTFISTGGGASLELIEGKELPGVKVLLKAES; encoded by the coding sequence ATGAGCGAGATAATTTCTATAAAAGATATAAATTTTAAAAGCGGTAGTAAGGTTTTTGTAAGATGCGATTTTAACACTCCTATGGATGAGTTTTATAATATCACAGATGACAGAAGGATCCGCTCAGCGATCCCTACTATCAGATACATTTTAGATCAAGGTTGCTCTGTTGTTTTGGCGAGTCATTTAGGACGTCCAAAAAACGGCTACGAAGAAAAGTTTTCTTTACTTCCAGTAGCAAAGAGGTTAGGCAGGCTTTTAGATAGAGATATAATCTTTGCTACTGATGTAGTAGGAAATGACGCAAAGAACAAAGTAGCTTCTTTAAAACAAGGAGAAGTTCTTTTACTAGAAAATCTTCGTTTCGAAAAAGGTGAAACGAAAGACGATGAAAACTTAGCTAAAGAGCTAAGTAAATTTGGGGATTATTACGTAAATGACGCTTTTGGAGTATGCCATAGAGCTCATAGCTCGGTTCATGCTATTACAAAACTATTTGACGATGAGCATAAGGCTGCTGGATTTTTACTGATAAAAGAGATTGAATTTGCTAGAAATTTGATAAAAAAACCGACTAGACCGTTTGTGGCAGTCGTGGGCGGAAGCAAGGTCAGCGGAAAGCTTCAAGCACTTACAAATTTACTTCCTAGAGTTGATAAACTCATCATCGGCGGCGGTATGGCGTTTACCTTTTTAAAGGCTATTGGTGAAAATATCGGAAATTCTCTTCTTGAAGAAGATCTTGTAGAAGAAGCTGCAAATATACTTAAAAAAGGACGCGAACTAGGCGTTAAAATTTATTTGCCAGTTGATGTAGTTGCGGCTCAAACATTTAGTGCTGACTCTGCTATAAAGTACGTCTCTGTTCAAGAAATTCCAAATGGTTGGATGGGGCTTGATATAGGTCCAGCTAGCATTAGACTATTTAGAGAAGTCTTGAGTGACGCGCAAACCATATGGTGGAATGGTCCTATGGGCGTGTTTGAGATGGATAAATTTAGCAAAGGTAGCATAAAAATGAGCCATGCTATAGCTGAGGGTTTTGCTACTTCAGTAGTCGGCGGTGGTGATACGGCTGATGTTGTAGAGCGCGCCGGAGACGCAGATGAGATGACGTTTATCTCGACTGGCGGTGGAGCGAGTTTGGAGCTTATAGAAGGCAAAGAGCTTCCAGGCGTTAAAGTATTGCTCAAAGCTGAATCTTGA
- a CDS encoding triose-phosphate isomerase: MIYAANLKCNHTRSGFLEYAGELDNKISGENVIVFPPSSAFLEAKFKFVQGAQNFYPCDSGSFTGEIGAAMLDEFGITTVLIGHSERRALGEDEPFLKAKFDFAKQKGWDIIYCIGEDDITHMNGSTKEFLTDQLENIDLEYENLVIAYEPIWAIGTGKSANSAIITDILDFISTKTTAPLLYGGSVNEKNICDIKAIKNCNGVLVGTASWDAKNFINLIKA, from the coding sequence ATGATATATGCGGCAAATTTGAAATGTAACCACACAAGAAGCGGTTTTTTGGAGTATGCAGGAGAGCTTGACAATAAAATAAGCGGTGAGAATGTGATAGTTTTTCCGCCTTCAAGCGCGTTTTTAGAAGCTAAGTTTAAATTTGTTCAAGGTGCACAGAACTTTTATCCGTGTGATAGTGGCTCATTTACCGGAGAGATAGGGGCAGCTATGCTTGATGAGTTTGGCATCACTACTGTCTTGATCGGACATAGCGAAAGAAGAGCTTTAGGAGAAGACGAGCCGTTTTTAAAGGCAAAATTTGATTTTGCAAAGCAAAAAGGCTGGGATATCATCTACTGTATAGGTGAAGATGATATAACTCATATGAACGGAAGTACAAAAGAGTTTTTAACAGATCAACTTGAAAATATCGACTTAGAATATGAAAATTTAGTCATAGCTTACGAGCCTATCTGGGCTATTGGTACTGGAAAAAGCGCAAATTCTGCGATCATAACAGATATTTTGGATTTTATATCTACAAAAACGACTGCGCCATTGCTTTATGGTGGAAGCGTAAATGAGAAAAATATATGTGATATAAAAGCTATAAAAAACTGCAACGGAGTTTTGGTAGGAACTGCAAGCTGGGACGCAAAAAACTTTATAAATTTGATAAAAGCTTAA
- the fabI gene encoding enoyl-ACP reductase FabI, with the protein MVMNGKKGLIVGVANKMSIAYGIAKACKDQGATLAFTFLNDAIKKRVEPIATELGSSLIYELDVNNKEHLDSLASKIKADFGDIDFIVHAVAYAPKEALEGEFIDTTKEAFDVAMGTSVYSLISLTKAVLPVLKEGGSVLTLSYLGGAKFVPHYNVMGVAKAALESSVRYLARDLGKKNIRVNAISAGPIKTLAASGIGDFKMILKWNECNAPLKRNVSIDDVGKSGMYLLSDLASGVTGEIHYVDAGYNIMGMGDAVVGENGSTVLAWDKFKE; encoded by the coding sequence GTGGTAATGAATGGTAAAAAAGGACTTATAGTCGGCGTAGCAAATAAGATGAGCATAGCTTATGGCATCGCAAAAGCGTGTAAAGATCAGGGTGCAACTTTGGCTTTTACGTTTTTAAATGACGCTATCAAAAAGCGCGTTGAGCCTATCGCAACTGAGCTTGGAAGCTCTCTTATATATGAGCTTGACGTAAACAACAAAGAGCATTTAGACTCATTAGCAAGTAAGATAAAAGCTGATTTTGGGGATATCGATTTTATAGTTCATGCTGTTGCTTACGCTCCTAAAGAAGCTTTAGAGGGTGAGTTTATAGATACTACAAAAGAAGCATTTGACGTGGCTATGGGTACTAGTGTGTATTCGCTTATAAGCCTTACTAAAGCTGTTTTGCCTGTGCTAAAAGAGGGCGGTTCGGTGCTTACTTTAAGTTATCTTGGCGGAGCTAAGTTTGTGCCGCATTATAACGTAATGGGTGTGGCAAAAGCGGCTCTTGAGAGTAGCGTAAGATATCTTGCTCGCGACCTTGGAAAGAAAAATATAAGGGTAAATGCTATCTCAGCAGGCCCTATAAAAACACTAGCGGCTAGTGGAATAGGCGACTTTAAGATGATACTAAAATGGAATGAATGCAACGCTCCACTAAAAAGAAACGTTAGTATAGATGATGTTGGCAAAAGTGGAATGTATCTTTTAAGCGACCTTGCTAGTGGTGTTACGGGTGAAATTCACTACGTTGATGCAGGATATAATATAATGGGAATGGGCGACGCCGTAGTAGGCGAAAACGGCTCTACTG